From the Eschrichtius robustus isolate mEscRob2 chromosome 3, mEscRob2.pri, whole genome shotgun sequence genome, the window CAGTTTGTCCCATCAATAAAGTGAAACTAAGGTAAGATATTAGTTCTCTTAACTGTCTATGCCGTGAAATAATGATTCAAGAAACTTTAGCCATTTATAATGTGCACAGGTGTTTGCTTACACCCATTTATTTTCTGGTATATGGCTTTCTAGTTGGTCAAGCCCTAAAGTACAAACATGCCTGTTTATAACCACGACGATACCTTCCCCCAAATTGagattgtttgttttaaaaatccccAAAGGAGAAACTACCTGCCTCACACTGTGGGCACACACAAACGACTTACTGATGTTAGATTAACTGACAGCGTGTTTGGCATAAGTTTTCTCCCAGTTCTGTTCAGACCCCTGGAAAAATGTCACAAGaagattttgttgctgttgtgcTCTATATTCTTAGACTGGCACCCATTTATTAACTAATTAGTCATGTacatacagaaaagaaaagcagaagtgtGGTTGTCCAGGCAACCAGAAGCAGGTACACCTGAGGTTAAATACCTCCTTTGACAAATCAAGTTTTTTGTCTTTTAGCTTCAATGTCAGTTGCTTTATGATTTGTAGTAACCCTCTGTGGTACATAGCTGGGTGCATTTATTTGTTCCAATAATGTGCCCAAGAGGTGAGAAGAATAGGCATTAGTCCCATTTTAGAAAGTATGATATACTCAAGCCATACAACAAATTTGTGACATGATAGAGGCTAGTACCAATGTCTCTCAATTTCTTCTTACACTTTTTATCTTCTGATCAGGTTTGTGCAAAGGAAACTCAGTGGAGAAGAAGATCTACATCCCCTTAAATAAAACAGCTCCCTGTGTCCGTCTGCTCAATGCTACTCATCAGATTGGCTGCCAGTGTGAGTTGAGGTTGGGATTTGTGTTCGTGGCCATTGATATTTCAGTCTGTACCCTAGGTATAATAATCCAAGTCCCGCTTGGGAGTCTTAGCACACAAATTAGGCGGTGTGGGTAGTAGGTGATAGAGAACCATTTGTCAAACCAGGTGAGATAATTAATAAGAGCAAACATTTAGGAAATGCTACATACAAGGTTCTTACTTGTACATCTCATTTAACCATCACAGCAACCCCATAAGTAGGtcttgttattatccccattttacaaatgatgaaactGAGACTTAGTGAAGTTGAGTAACTTTTCTAAGATCATTCTGCTATTAAGTGATGAAGCTTGGCTTTGAGCCCCAGTGGTCTAAGTTCTAAACCAGGACTCTTAACCAGTTGGTTAGGTAGAAACTTATAGTCTTTTCTAAGGAGTAAAAGCCTCTTATTCTATGAAGTCCACTCATCACCTGCACTCTGAATGCTCTTTTTGGAACCGAAATGGGCTTCCTTAAGGCAGTGAACTCTTTGAAGAAGAAGGCATTGAGAAAGCCAAATAGTTACAAAAGGaaattgtaaagcatttagatttgtctttatgttttgtaaatgtgtTCCAAAACAGGCTACCCTATCAACGTGGTATGGTTATAAAACTATGAGAGGGAAAAAAGTTGTAATCTGAAGGCTGAATCCCTAGTTCCTTTGCTGCTTAACCTGTTATCTTCAGATTTTGTTCTGTGGATGGTAGCTTTGTCAGAATGCAGTTTCGCAGGGAGGCAGGAAACTTAGAGTCAGATCTTGACTTCTTCATCATCAAATTGGTTACCTCCGAATTTATTTACTCCTATAAAAATGGTTAGAATATAAGTGCACAAAGCTGAAAGTCAGACTGCCTTTAATAGGTGTTTATTGATGATGCTGAGTGCGGTCTCAACAGGACAGTGTGATTGTCTGAAACCTTCCAGTTTGGTTGGAGAAAACTAGACAGTGGGAAGTGAAGGACTTGCTCAAGGTGGCAATTACTAGTTTTCTAGCCATCCTTCCCCTAGCTATACTCTACAGTAATTGTCCATATCCTTACTACAGGAAATACTGGGAGTAGGTTAACTGGTTCCAAACAGTCCCAAATTATTTTTGTTggaccttgttttgttttttaatatttatttattttatttatgtattttatttatttttggggccacgtcaggtctttgttgtggcgcacaggcttctctctagttgtggcctgcgggttttctcttctctagttgtggcgtgcagcctccaaggcacgtgggctctgtagttgtggcgcgcaggctccagagcacatgggctcagtagtttgaggcatgcgggctctcttgttgaggtgtgtgagctcagtagttgtggcgcacgggcttagttgccctgcagcatgtgggatcttagttccctgaccagggatcgaccccgcgtcccctgcattggcaggcggattcttcaccactggaccaccagggaagtccctggactttGTTCTTAAACTAGATTTGTGAGTAGAAGGGAGCCAGGTCCAGTGTGGGCTGAGATGAGACTGCTGGTCTTGCTAGAACCCCATTCTAGTGCAAAAGGCTAGGCCCCCATCCTCCTGAAGCTGAGCTCTAAAATATCCCCTTTGGGAATGAGTCTGCTGCATGTTCTTAGAGCAGCCCTGTGGGAAGCAAAGCAGTAGCCTCTAGAGATAAAGCCTGGTGCCAGTACAGAGAGATGAAAGGGGAGGGGCTGGACTCTGGCCACTTCCTCATTAAGATCTCGTTTCCTTTTCAACCTACTTATTTCTAAGTCTTACTTCATATCTGTCCATCCTGAGCAAGCTACACCTGCTTAAATTTGGAGAGAAAGACCTAGATTTGATTTTCTGCTTCTGATGCTCTGTTTCTATTGGACCCTTTTAAAAGTGCTCAGAAGGGGCTATCTGTAGCTTTCtttactttccttcctttctttccttttttactcttttcctaCAGTATGAGATGAATAGGGGTGGAAAACCTCCTCCTCATTGAAGGACCAGAGAAAGTAAGCAAGTTATTTAAGACTACACAGTCACCAGTGGGAACCCAGTGCCCAATCCAGGTTTTTTCAGGCCTGTGTTATAGCTTGTCTTCTTCCTGTCCTCCTTGGAGCtgaagttatatattttttatctgccAGAtgagcttttccttttcttgtgttttaaaTGCTGTGGCACGCACTGTTGTCTATTGTTTTACTTAGAACTGCCATTTGGTAGCCAAATCTTTACCAAAGTTATTCCAGATTCTGATTTTCCTCGTATGTTTTACTCTTATCACTATCAACATGAACTTATGAAGTATTTGCTATATATGACTTAGTTGAATGTTGGGGACCTGCTTCTCTATCTAGATTTTACCAGATCCCATGGGAGAAAAATTCTACATGGCTGGCAGTCTGAAAAGTACCTGTGGTTTTTGTCTCTTGCAAGTTACAAGTATTCCAGTGTCTTGGTTTAGAGACATAATTCTTACGCCTAATAAAGGACCATGTGACGTGTTTTGAAAATACACATGCTTGGGTCTCACCTTTAGAGATTTAAATTGAGTAGATCTGAGGTAAAGCACAAgcatctctattttttaaaactccaaagTGATTCTGATACGTAACCAGGGTTGAGAAATACTGCTCTAAAACAATTTATGAATAACACATCCAGTTTTGAGTGGGGAGAAAACTTGTGGGGAGACCCTAGGATGTCTCTACATGGATCACTAGGGACTTGAGGGGTATTGCTACATAGAACTCAAGGCATTCTGGACTGGATCGTCCATCCTGTAGAGCGGTGCCTTCCAGTCTTTGTCATGAAACATATAGAAAATgttatttgggacttccctggtggtgcagtggttaagacactgagctcccagggcagggggcccaggttcgattcctggtcagggaactagatcccacgtgcatgccgcaactaacgaGCCTGactgccacaactgagaccaggtgcaaccaaataaataaacaaacatttaaaataaaagaaaatgttatttgtaGAGCATCCTGGGGTAATGGATGAGTCTGCTCCTGGCCTGGGGTGACCAGTGTAGGGTTTTTGGAAACCCTCGGTCCCCAGAAATGAGAGGACTCGATATCAGCACACCTAATCTATTCAAGACCCATCATTTGGGAAACTGTTCTACAGAACGCCTTGAACTTCTTGATTAACCTTTCCCAAGACTGGCCAAAAGCAAGTAaagtcatttccaaataaggcaaaGGAATGGAGATCCAAGGAGGCTATGAAGGCCAAGGGAATCTACACATATGTTTTCACAAAGGAAGATTCAGCGCTAGAACTCTAAGCTTGAGATCTAGAGCCTGCCGTTTCATGGAGAAAATGCATGTGTAAAGACTTTGGTGTCTGCTGTTACAGAATCTTGTATATATGGCTAAATGAGGTTGAGGGAAGAGGGCAAGAAAATGAAGATCGTAGAGCCTTTCTGACATTGAACAAACAAGGCCTCTAATGAGTAGACTTCGGGCCTCCTTTGTCCTCCATTCCCTCCTAGTAGCCTTCAAATGGAGCCAGGGCAATTCAGCCTTTCAGTTCCAGTCCAGAGTTGGCTGCATTAACGCAATGTCTTGTGACATTTTGTCGGGGGGATAAATGATCTGCAGAGTCAGTGAAGCAAAGTCAGAATGGTCAGCTGTGGGTGCTTTAATTTGACCTATTCTGTTCTGGCAGCTTCCGTTAGTGGGGACACAGGGGTTATCCACGTAGTACAGAAGGAAGAAGACCTACAGTGGGTGTTGACCGATGGCCCTAACCCCCCTTATGTGGTTCTGCTGGAGGGCACGCTCTTTACCAGGTAAGAACTCTGTGTTCCTGCGGAGGAAATGCATCCAGAGAGGGGAAGAGTCAGTGAACAGTCCTCACACTTGTGAGTGAAAACTTCCCTTGGCTGCCCTGGTCCGATCAGGGCAGGGGGTGGAGTGATCGTCCGAAGAAAACTTGGGCCATTAAAAGGAATCATCTCGGTGACCTTGTAAGTAGAGCTCTAGTTGAATAAGGACCCCAGGGAGGAAGAAGGGGTGCACAGACAGGGTAGATGAGATTAAGCCCTGAATTCAGATCAGGTCATGGTTCTCACTCAGAAGCTAAGAGACCGAAAAGACAAGAAATGAGCCGACAGTGTTGATTCCCCTAACTCCCCATTTGTTTCCATCCTAGGGGGCAGGATGTCGGGCTGCCTGATAACCTCCCTGCCTTCGTTCATGGCATTGTCACCCTATTCCAGGAATCTGATGGAGAAGATGAAGGGGAGAACCAGCCGAATTGCTGGTCTTGCAGTGTCTTTAGCCAAGCCCAGTCCTGCCTCAGGCTTCTCTCCTAGTGTGCAGTGTCCCAATGATGGGTTTGGTAAGAGCCCCAAGGGATCAGGGGAGCCTGCTGTCACCCAAGCCTCATTGTTGCTTCATTCTCACATCTTGGAGGGCTTGGGAAGAGGTGTGCGTCTGTCTGTGTATAGTGTGAGCAACTGACTCCCAAACAAAAGATTCGTTTCTTTGTCTTTACCACTTatcccttctctctcctgctcccctTTTTTCTGCTTACCTTCCATCCTCCCTTTTTGTCACATGCTCAGATCCCTAACTGCCCAGCTTAGGGCTCCCTGATACCAGTGTCTGTTTTAGTTTAGGTGGTGATAGGTTGATACTTGCTTCTTTGAGTCACCCCCTCCTTCAGAACTCTTAGTCCCAATCCTATGATATCCTAGCCCTCCTTCCTTACCTGGTCCCTGAGTGCTTGGTGTCCCAACATCCTATCCCCTGTCCTCCCTTTCAGGTGTTTACTCCAACTCCTATGGGCCAGAGTTTGCTCACTGCAGAGAGATAGCATGGAACTCCCTGGGCGATGGCTTGGCTTATGAggacttcagtttccccatcttcctTCTTGAAGATGAAAATGAAACCAATGTCATTAAGCAGGTAATGACTCTGCCAGCTCCTAGCAATTCCACTTAGAAAGAGAATTATTTTTTAGGCTGTTCTCCTGTTTAGAGGGAGTCTCATTCTACTAGTACACCCTCTGAAAGACAGTTGCTGCAGGAAGAGCCAAgaggtttatttttctcacattcCCCTGTCCTGTTTCTCTCCTGCCTGAAATTATAGCATTAAAGGCTTTtagactggaagaaaacataaagaatatttaatatgAGATAAGGTATAGAACCCAGATTATAAGAACCCTTAGTGTGGTAAGAAAGAGCATTGGACTAGAAATTGAGAGATTCAATTCAGTaatttctgaaattctttttaGCTCTAATGTTCTCTAATTCTAATCTAATGTTCTCTAATTTTGATACATAGAGCAGTTAAGAGGTTTGTCCACAGTTACATGGTGAGTTGATGTGCAAGCTGTCTTGAATTTCATTTTTGATCTCCCAGTTTGGTGCTCTTCACAGCAAATCACATTAGGAACAGTGACTGAAGCTCCACGTTGGGGCAGGCCATTTGGTATAGGGTAATTTCATCTGCCCCAACTAAGTCATTGACTCTGTGCCCCTTGGCACCTCTTGGTGAGTTTTTCTCTTTGACCTTATAGCTCCTGTGGTTGTACCAGGACAACTGTAGCTCAGGGACAGATGTGGGAATGGCCTAAGGATGGTGCTGGGCCCTCCTCCTTCTGGGAAGTATGGGGTGGACTCCACAGCTAGCTGCCTCATCGGGGTTCGTCTCCCCTTGTAGTGCTACCGCGATCACAACCTGAGTCAGAACGGCTCAGCGCCGGCCTTCCCACTGTGCGCCATGCAGCTCTTTTCACACATGCACGCCGTCATCAGCACCGTCACCTGCATGCGACGCAGCTTCATCCAGAGCTCCTTCAGCATCAACCCAGGTAGGACAGATCCGAGGCGAGCTGGgtgccctggggtggggaggaggggtcagGCCAGGGAACGTGGGTGAGACCACTATCGGGACAGAGTGGGCACAGGTAGGGAGCACTGGGTGGGAGAAGTGGAAACAGTTCTACACAATCGAGGCAGCTTGTGCCCGAAGTGGACGGTGGCAGAGAAACCAACGTGGAAGAGTGGAGACAGAAAGTGACTTACAGAGAGGTCTTCCGGGCCTTCTCTGTAGATACCTCCTTCCTTACCTGTTGATCTCTCACTGTCTGTGTCCTGCTCAGAAATCGTCTGTGACCCCCTGTCCGACTACAACGTATGGAGCATGCTAAAGCCTGTAAACACCTCTGAGACGTTGGAGCCCGATGACAAGGTTGTGGTGGCTGCCACCCGGGTGAGTGTTGGCCCCTCAtcagggagggcagggctggcacAGAAAGGGCAGGCAGGGCTGTTTTGGGCATATCAGGTGTCTGAGTCGCTACAGTGGGGAGCCTCAGACGGAGAGGGATCTGGGCTGTGGGACTCTGGGGTTCTAGCCATCGCCGCAGGACATGAATATTTTCTTGGCCAGAACAGGAGAGGGGGACTGGGGCCTGCCCTGAATTTCCATTTTCAAAGTGTACCTCCTCTGCCTTGTCTGCCGTGCCCAGCTGGACAGTCGTTCCTTTTTCTGGAATGTGGCCCCAGGGGCTGAAAGTGCCGTTGCCTCCTTCGTCACTCAGCTGGCTGCAGCTGAAGCTCTGCAGAAGGCACCCGACGTGACCACCCTGCCCCGCAATGTCATGTTTGTCTTCTTCCAAGGGGTGAGGGCTCTTTGGCTGCGGTGGGATGGCCAGGAAGGAGTGGGTGGTAAAGATGGGAGTGGCTGTTGTTTGGGGAAGATCTCAGCACTTGACTTAATTGTTATTCAGCAGAGAGCTTCTGGATGTGTCTATGTGTGTCTCCCTTTCAGATTCCCCCACTGTAGGAAGCCTTTGCACCCTGACCTGGAATTGGTATACTGCCAACTCCCTCACTCCCCCACGGGTACTGTCTATTTGAGACATTCTTTTACATTCTCTGGACCCTTTCCCTGCCACCTCCACCCAGGAGCCCTGAggctcctgcctctccccactgccACCACAGCCTGGCCCTAGGGTAAAGGAACAGCAGCCGTGGCTCATTCGGCGGAGGTGGGGGAGAAGCAAAAAGCAGACACTTAACAGCTGATGTTCGCCTTGGGCCTCCACTTAGGCTGCTCTCCCCACGTCTGGGCTCGAGAAGTCCTGTGACACATACATGTGAGGCATAGCCACAGCTGGGAGCTGGGGTAGGGAGGAGGGCAGAGTCACGTGACTAAGCTGGCCAGCAGTTGAGATGACACAGACAGTAACCTTTGTACCTACAGCTTTGATGATCTGGCCCCAAGGCACTGAGGCTGCCCTAACACTTTGGAATCTCTGTTCCCTTTCCCACCCGTCTCCATCCCTCAGGAAACTTTTGACTACATTGGCAGCTCAAGAATGGTCTACGATATGGAGAACGGCAAGTTTCCTGTGCAGTTAGAGAACATTGACTCATTCGTGGAGCTGGGACAGGTGTGCAGCATGCATCCTCCACCCCTTCCTTCTTACCTCCTAAAGCTTCACCTCTGCTGTTCTCTTGTCCCCACTGCAGCTGCCACCACCTCTTCCCTTGACTTCTGATCCCACTCTTTTCTCCCCGATATGGGCCAGAATGGGAGACTAATTATAAATGTTGCTTCTTCATCTTCCCCTCAGGTGGCCTTAAGAAATTCACTAGAGCTTTGGATGCACACAGACCCCATGTCTCAGAAAAATGAAACTGTACAGAACCAGGTAATCTGAGCATCTCTTCCCCTCACTTTGTGTTTCAACAGCTCAGAATATGGGCACCCTCTCGCCCTGGCCCTATCCGCACCAGCCTCCAGGGCCTGTGAAACAGGACCTTAGGTTGGGTGTTGGCCAAAGGGTGAACACCCCAGCTGTTACAGCTCCCTGGGAAAAACCATGAGTTCAGCTCCTGTCACTGGTTCCCTGGGATGGATGGTTCTCTGATCATTCGGTGCCTAGCGAACTATCACTGCCCATTAAGGACAGGGTGTGAGTGGCTCCTTTCTCTCCTGCTGCCCCAGGGGCCCAGCTGTCCTGGCTGCCCTTCCTCATCCTGGCTGTGTAAGACTCCCTACCCAAACTGTCTTCCACTTTCCTCACTCCTTGTTCAAGACCCTCCCTCCCTCAAAATAGGTCTGTTTTTTCCCTGAGGTCCTCTTCCTGCCATGCCAGCTTCAGTGTCATCCCTGCTCTGGCTTCTTACAGCCCTTACAGAGTGGACTACTGGTGTGGCATTCAGCattgttttgtattattttttgctcCTCCAGTTCTATACAGCAAATAATAAGTAAAACATCGGCTGAGGATAGGACAGTGTCCTGAGGACAGTGGGGTTTACctgtaaatatgaaaaaaaagaacctaCAGGCCTCTTAGTTCTCTGTGCCATAACTTAAACAGGATGGTGGGAGCTGCAGGAAAATTCAGAGAGCCTTGATCCCAAAAGGCTTGAAGGATTTAGATCTAGGAGAATTTAGGGCTGCTCAACAGGTTGGGGACTTGAAGTAGAGAGTGTTTCAGGTCTAAGAGAGACctcttcctgcttcctctccccagTGCGTCCCATCAGCTAATGCCCCTCATCCCCCAGGTGGAGGAGCTCCTGACCACCCTGGAGAAGAGCGGTGCTGGCGTCCCTACTGTAGTCCTCAGGAGGCTGAGTCGGTCCCAGCCTCTCCCACCATCTTCTCTGCAGCGATTTCTTCGAGCTCGAAACATCTCTGGCGTTGTTCTTGCTGACCACTCTGCTGTCTTCCATAACCAGTAAGAGTCACCTAGCCTGCATCCTCTTTGTTCCCGAAGAGAATCTATTCTGCAGCCAGAGGTCCATAGAGAGAAATGTCTCTGTGTCAAGAGAGATCACTGCTCGCCCGTCCCCATACGACCCTCACCAAAATCTCAGGTCAATCTGTGTTCTTTGCTCAGTGTCTTTTTCACATCTAACCTGGTCCCCTCGTTTGACTTGACATTTCATCTTAGAAAACAGTCCTCACCCTGAGCCCTTTCCTAGCACAATCCTCCTCATTTGTGGTTCCACCTCTCCAAAGCTCTCCAGGGGCCTGAGTTCCCCAGGGCTGCCAGCAGAGGGCATCATCTCAGACGCGCGGCGGAATGATGTTGGGGGTTCTTTGGCTGGAGCACAGAGAGCTGTCCCTGCTCTCTATGACCCACCCAAGGGTGCCACAGACAGTGCTCATACTCTGTGAAATGTGACATGTTCTTGCCATGTGGTAAGCGCACGTGGTTCAGTGTGGGTGTAAAAATGTCCCTACAGCTGAGGGGGCTCCAGCAATAAGGGGTGAGGCCCTGGTAGTCACCTCTCTCCTGGTCCTAGGCACTCCTAAACTGCCCCTAACTTGAGGCCTAGGGTAACAGGGGACTTGACTCACGCTGGATTGCTAAGCCCCcagcctcccttcccttctcaaaACAGGCCAAGTGAGTTTCTGAGTCAAAATGCATAAGCTCTGGTTCTCCAGCCCCCACCCAGTAGCACCTTCTCATTTATTTAGGGCGGTGACGGTTCTGATACATAGGGTCAGCTCTCTTCTCCAAACCTGTCTTCTGTATCACTTTGTGGTGAGCGGTGATTCATCATTTGAACATATGTTGGACTTGGCCATGAGGCTGACTTGGTTCTGTGGGGGGCAGGCATTCAGTGATGGTAGAGGCTGGGAGTGCTCTCCTCGTAGCTGCTCTTCTAAGATCTGTCTCCTTGGGGCTTCCCAAGGAGCATCAGGGTGGTTTGACCCAGTGTAGTGTTACATATTTGTGGACAGACCTGCTCGTCCCCCTCTACTCCCAGCCACCTTCAATATGAATGTACATTGAAACAATCATATGATTGCTCTGATAACGTATGGCAGGGTTCTCTGAGAGTCATCTTAGCCACCCTCCTGTATCTCCGACCCAAATGACACGGAAGTGTCTCTTACATTTAAAGATCTCCCAGGAAGGAACAGTTCCTGCATTGCGATCTTATTTACCTTTTCTATCTTGTCGGTCAGACGAGTCTTTGTATTTAAGCACTCCCACGCTCACTCCTACTTCGCCATTCTCTACACCTTCTTCAATATGGAATCctgattttctctcttccctcctccctgtaTGAGGAAAAATGAGATTCCAAGTTCCTGCAGAAGGGACAGTTGAGGGAGGAAAGGGCAGGGCCCTGGCTGAGTGCAGCCAAGGCTCATGCTGGCTTTCCTGGCAGCTATTACCAGAGCATTTACGACACTGCTGAGAACATTAATGTGACCTACCCTGAAGGGCAGAGCCCTGAAGAGGACCTGAACTTTGTGACAGACGCTGCCAAGGTAGCACCACCCGGGCTGGGTGGGAGCATGGGGAACACAGTGCAGACGGCTAGCATGTTAGTGTTGGAGGTCAGAGAACCTGGGCCATTCAGCCCCCTCCTCACCTACTACAGGCTCTGGCAGGTGTGGCCACGGTGCTGGGACGTGCACTGTACCAGCTCGCAGGAGGAACCAACTTCAGTGACACCATTCAGGCCGATCCCCAGACGGTAAGAGCAAGTGGGCCCTGGCTCCCTTCTGTCTCTGTTTACACAGCAGGCTACCCC encodes:
- the NCSTN gene encoding nicastrin, translated to MATDGGGCVADLGNRSLLRLVSFCVLLAGLCKGNSVEKKIYIPLNKTAPCVRLLNATHQIGCQSSVSGDTGVIHVVQKEEDLQWVLTDGPNPPYVVLLEGTLFTRNLMEKMKGRTSRIAGLAVSLAKPSPASGFSPSVQCPNDGFGVYSNSYGPEFAHCREIAWNSLGDGLAYEDFSFPIFLLEDENETNVIKQCYRDHNLSQNGSAPAFPLCAMQLFSHMHAVISTVTCMRRSFIQSSFSINPEIVCDPLSDYNVWSMLKPVNTSETLEPDDKVVVAATRLDSRSFFWNVAPGAESAVASFVTQLAAAEALQKAPDVTTLPRNVMFVFFQGETFDYIGSSRMVYDMENGKFPVQLENIDSFVELGQVALRNSLELWMHTDPMSQKNETVQNQVEELLTTLEKSGAGVPTVVLRRLSRSQPLPPSSLQRFLRARNISGVVLADHSAVFHNHYYQSIYDTAENINVTYPEGQSPEEDLNFVTDAAKALAGVATVLGRALYQLAGGTNFSDTIQADPQTVTRLLYGFLVRANNSWFQSILRPDLRSYLGDGPLQHYIAVSSPTNTTYVVQYALANLTGKVIDLTREQCQDPSKVPTENKELYEYTWVQGPLNSNETDRLPRCVRSTARLARALSPAFELKQWGSTEYSTWTESRWKDIRARIFLIASKELEFITLMVGFGVLVFSLVVTYCINAKADVLFIAPREPGSVSY